Proteins from a genomic interval of Antedon mediterranea chromosome 5, ecAntMedi1.1, whole genome shotgun sequence:
- the LOC140048764 gene encoding elongation factor G, mitochondrial-like yields MLKFIQFRGYTSNTKWSYLKSICDTRPRQFVKLTSCHFATSSRNGYSSHEDELSKIRNIGISAHIDSGKTTLTERILFYTGRIKQMHEVRGKDNVGATMDSMELERQRGITIQSAATYTEWKGSNINIIDTPGHVDFTVEVERALRVLDGAVLVLCAVGGVQSQTLTVNRQMKRYRVPCLAFINKLDRLNSNPSRVLSQLKAKLNHNAAFIQIPIGLESNAQGVVDIIDRKAIYYTDEFGQTVTFGEVPTELLEEVEEKRQSLIEALSNVDDQLGEMFLSEVEPSDQQIKEAIRRCTVKRQFTPVLMGTALKNKGVQTLLDAVAEYLPTPAEVENYALDVDEKKFQLSPERTLENDFVSLAFKLEAGRFGQLTYMRCYQGGLTKGQYIYNTRTKKRTKISRLVKMHADKMQDISEVYAGDIFALFGVDCASGDTFVNKPKMELSMESMHVPDPVISLAIKPVKTSDLDNFSKGINRFTREDPTFTVFFDNESKETIISGMGELHLEVYAQRMNNEYNCPVITGKPKVAFRESITEPVEFDYLHKKQSGGSGQFGKVIGVIEPLPADSYTKIEFSDETVGTNVPKQYMPGIEKGFKEAMENGILIGQKITGVRVRVIDGQHHIVDSSELAFRLAAIGALKQAMNKAQCHLLEPIMAVEVNAPDEFQGPVIASINKRQGVITGTEGGEGYFTLECNVPLNDMFGYASELRSLTQGKGEYSMEYLLYQPCRPAVQAELIQQYQEDNGLLKTVKRQR; encoded by the exons ATGTTAAAATTTATCCAATTTCGAGGTTATACTTCAAACACGAAATGGTCGTATTTAAAGTCCATTTGTGACACTCGTCCTAGGCAA TTTGTAAAATTGACAAGCTGCCATTTTGCTACCAGTAGCAGAAATGGGTACAGTTCTCATGAG gatGAGTTATCAAAAATTAGAAACATTGGGATATCGGCGCATATTGATTCCGGGAAGACGACACTGACGGaaagaattttattttacactGGCAGAATTAAACAAATGCATGAG GTTCGAGGAAAGGACAATGTCGGTGCTACAATGGATTCAATGGAGCTGGAACGACAAAGAGGTATCACCATCCAATCAGCAGCCACGTATACTGAATGGAAGGGTAGcaatattaacattattgaCACCCCAG GGCATGTTGACTTTACTGTGGAGGTTGAACGTGCACTGCGTGTGCTTGATGGCGCTGTTCTTGTGCTGTGTGCTGTCGGAGGTGTCCAGAGTCAAACATTAACCGTTAATCGACAAATGAAACGTTACAGAGTTCCATGTTTAGCATTTATCAATAAATTAGACAG gcTAAATTCAAATCCATCACGAGTGTTATCACAATTGAAAGCCAAATTGAACCACAACGCAGCTTTTATACAAATTCCCATTGGACTAGAGAGCAATGCACAGGGTGTTGTTGACATCATAGACAGAAAAGCTATATATTACACAGATGAATTTGG gcAAACTGTAACATTTGGTGAAGTACCAACAGAATTATTAGAAGAAGTTGAGGAAAAAAGGCAATCTCTTATAG agGCTTTATCAAATGTTGATGATCAATTAGGAGAAATGTTTCTGTCAGAAGTTGAACCAAGTGACCAACAAATAAAG GAAGCAATAAGGAGATGTACGGTAAAAAGACAATTTACGCCCGTATTAATGGGAACAGCTCTGAAGAACAAAGGAGTCCAAACTTTACTTGATGCAGTTGCAGAGTATTTACCAACGCCAGCTGAAGTGGAGAACTATGCACTTGACGT GGATGAAAAGAAGTTTCAGTTATCACCGGAAAGAACTTTGGAGAATGATTTTGTTAGTCTGGCATTCAAGTTGGAG GCTGGTCGATTTGGACAGTTAACATACATGAGATGTTATCAAGGTGGTCTTACAAAAGGTCAATATATCTACAATACCAGAACAAAGAAGAGAACTAAAATTTCCCGCTTAGTCAAAATGCATGCAGACAAAATGCAG GATATCAGTGAGGTTTATGCTGGTGACATTTTTGCCTTATTTGGTGTTGATTGTGCAAGCGGCGATACTTTTGTCAACAAACCCAAGATGGAATTATCAATG GAATCGATGCATGTGCCTGATCCAGTTATCTCTTTGGCTATCAAGCCCGTTAAAACGTCAGATCTTGACAACTTTTCTAAAGGGATCAACAGATTTACGCGGGAAGATCCTACGTTCACCGTCTTTTTTGACAATGAGAGCAAAGAG acTATCATCTCAGGTATGGGTGAGCTGCACCTTGAAGTGTATGCGCAGAGAATGAACAATGAGTATAATTGCCCTGTTATCACAGGAAAACCAAAAGTGGCATTCAGAGAGTCAATCACTGAACCGGTTGA attTGACTATCTTCATAAAAAGCAGAGTGGAGGGTCAGGTCAATTTGGCAAGGTCATAGGAGTCATTGAG cCTTTACCAGCAGATTCCTACACTAAAATTGAGTTTTCAGATGAGACAGTCGGAACAAATGTACCAAAACAGTATATGCCAGGCATTGAGAAG GGTTTTAAAGAGGCTATGGAGAATGGTATCCTGATTGGTCAAAAGATCACTGGGGTCAGAGTTCGTGTCATAGATGGTCAACATCACATAGTAGACTCTAGTGAATTGGCTTTCAGGTTAGCAGCTATTGGAGCTCTCAAACAAG CCATGAACAAAGCCCAGTGTCACCTGTTGGAGCCTATCATGGCAGTTGAAGTGAATGCACCTGATGAGTTCCAAGGCCCGGTCATTGCAAGTATCAACAAGAGACAAGGTGTGATTACAGGAACTGAGGGTGGAGAAGGCTACTTCACACTAGAGTGCAAT gttCCTTTGAACGATATGTTTGGGTATGCGTCAGAGCTGAGGTCGTTGACCCAGGGCAAAGGTGAATATTCAATGGAGTACCTTCTGTACCAGCCATGTCGTCCGGCAGTTCAAGCGGAGTTGATCCAACAATATCAAGAAGACAATGGACTTTTAAAAACCGTAAAACGGCAACGGTGA